In Zea mays cultivar B73 chromosome 7, Zm-B73-REFERENCE-NAM-5.0, whole genome shotgun sequence, the following proteins share a genomic window:
- the LOC100280574 gene encoding vacuolar ATPase subunit H protein, with the protein MDRAELTTEQVLKRDIPWEHYMSTKLISGTCLQLLRRYDHKPESQRAPLLEEDGPAYIRVFLNILRSISKEETVEYVLALIDEMLATNPKRAALFYDQSLSGEDIYEPFLRLLWKGNWFVQEKSCKILTVIISARPKLQNGTLPNGDASNSKSKLTSTHDVLRGLVDWLCSQLRNPTHPSCSIPTSIHCLSTLLREPYVRTLFVQADGIKLLIPLISPASTQQSIQLLYETCLCIWLLSFYDAAVDYLSTTRVMPRLVEVVKGSTKEKVVRVVVLSFRNLLAKGAFAAQMIDLGLPQMVQNLKAQAWTDEDLLDALNQLEVGLKENLKKLSSFDKYKQQVLLGHLDWSPMHKDPSFWRENINNFEENDFQILRVLMTIIDTSSDTTALAVACYDLSQFLQYHPSGRIVVADLKAKDRVMKLMNHENTEVRKNALICVQRLFLGAKYASFLQA; encoded by the exons ATGGATCGCGCCGAGCTCACCACCGAACAG GTTCTGAAGCGAGATATTCCATGGGAGCATTACATGTCAACTAAGCTTATCTCCGGAACGTGCCTTCAGCTTTTACGGCGATATGACCACAAACCGGAGAGCCAGCgagctcctttgcttgaggag GATGGGCCAGCATATATCCGAGTTTTCCTGAATATCCTGCGGAGCATCTCCAAGGAAGAGACTGTGGAATACGTGCTTGCACTCATTGATGAAATGCTTGCAA CAAATCCTAAGCGTGCAGCACTGTTTTATGATCAATCTTTGTCGGGTGAAGATATTTATGAACCGTTCTTAAG GTTGTTATGGAAAGGCAACTGGTTTGTACAAGAAAAAAGTTGTAAGATATTGACTGTTATAATTAG TGCACGACCAAAGCTTCAGAATGGCACACTTCCAAATGGAGATGCTTCGAATTCGAAGAGCAAGCTTACTTCAACACACGATGTATTGAGAGGTTTGGTTGATTGGCTCTGTTCACAG CTGAGGAATCCTACACACCCGAGCTGCTCTATTCCTACTTCTATCCATTGCCTCTCCACTTTGCTAAGAGAACCATATGTTAGGACATTATTTGTTCAAGCTGATGGCATCAAGCTGCTCATTCCCTTAATTTCCCCAGCTTCCACACAACAGTCAATTCAG CTCCTTTATGAAACTTGCCTCTGCATCTGGCTTTTATCCTTTTATGATGCTGCAGTTGATTATTTGTCCACCACAAGGGTTATGCCAAGACTTGTAGAGGTTGTCAAGGGCTCTACTAAAGAGAAG GTGGTCAGAGTTGTTGTGTTGTCCTTCCGCAATTTGCTGGCAAAGGGTGCATTTGCTGCCCAGATGATCGATCTTGGATTGCCACAAATGGTACAAAACTTGAAAGCTCAAGCATGGACTGATGAG GATCTGTTAGATGCTCTGAATCAACTAGAGGTGGGACTCAAAGAAAACCTCAAGAAGTTGAGTTCCTTTGATAAGTACAAACAGCAAGTTCTTCTTGGTCATCTGGACTGGTCTCCAATGCACAAAGATCCAAGTTTCTGGCGTGAGAACATTAACAATTTTGAAGAAAATGATTTCCAG ATTCTGCGAGTTCTCATGACAATCATTGACACATCAAGTGACACCACCGCTCTTGCCGTGGCCTGCTACGACCTCTCACAATTCCTTCAGTACCATCCATCTGGCCGAATCGTGGTGGCAGACCTCAAGGCTAAGGACCGAGTCATGAAACTCATGAATCATGAGAACACTGAAGTGAGGAAAAATGCATTGATCTGTGTGCAgaggctcttccttggcgcaaagTATGCCAGTTTCCTGCAGGCTTGA